In Methanomicrobium antiquum, one DNA window encodes the following:
- a CDS encoding response regulator yields MADAKVLIVEDEVIVAMGLERSLGSFGYDVVGLATKGEDAIRMAGELMPDLALIDINLEDNIDGIDVAEKIGNNWDIPVVYLTSYTGDETLSRAIRTNPYGYLTKPARPREIYTTIETVLQKHRAIKAEKALKSGEDKFRFVMDSLPFPLCIVSEGDFENGPKISYSNRLLIAKTKMDAEKLSSISPGILLGFEFSKNLSKEKKKTCFECETSLKTSDRGNIPGKIYVKAAAFEGKTYLVVLFQEYLESKTENAEKVSGNISQETDELISSLKQPLSEIIAISGLFGGVESEEVFRNAEKMQNIILEFEKRE; encoded by the coding sequence ATGGCTGACGCTAAGGTTTTGATTGTTGAAGATGAGGTGATTGTCGCAATGGGCCTTGAAAGATCGCTTGGATCTTTTGGCTACGATGTAGTAGGTCTTGCAACAAAAGGTGAGGATGCCATAAGGATGGCAGGCGAACTTATGCCTGATCTTGCTTTAATTGACATAAATCTTGAAGACAACATAGACGGGATTGATGTTGCTGAAAAAATTGGAAATAACTGGGATATTCCGGTTGTGTACCTGACCTCCTACACAGGCGATGAAACTCTTTCTCGTGCAATAAGGACAAATCCTTACGGTTATCTTACAAAGCCGGCACGCCCAAGAGAAATTTATACTACAATTGAGACTGTTTTGCAAAAGCACCGGGCAATAAAAGCAGAAAAAGCACTTAAATCCGGTGAGGACAAATTCAGGTTTGTAATGGACTCCCTGCCTTTTCCCCTCTGCATTGTCTCTGAAGGCGACTTTGAAAACGGTCCGAAGATTTCTTATTCAAACAGACTTCTTATTGCAAAAACAAAGATGGATGCAGAAAAACTCTCCTCAATTAGTCCAGGGATACTTTTAGGATTTGAATTTTCAAAAAATCTTTCAAAAGAGAAGAAAAAAACATGTTTTGAGTGTGAGACATCATTAAAAACTTCTGACAGAGGAAATATTCCCGGAAAAATTTATGTGAAAGCAGCTGCATTTGAAGGCAAAACATACCTTGTGGTTTTATTTCAGGAATATTTGGAATCCAAAACAGAAAATGCTGAAAAAGTGTCAGGAAACATTTCACAGGAGACTGATGAGCTGATTTCATCGTTAAAACAGCCCCTGTCAGAAATAATTGCAATTTCAGGTCTTTTTGGAGGCGTTGAAAGTGAGGAAGTCTTTCGAAATGCAGAAAAGATGCAAAACATAATTTTGGAATTTGAAAAAAGAGAATAA
- a CDS encoding ABC1 kinase family protein produces MVHRLKRYGQIADVMVKYGFGIFLDQIDPDSTRRKKLFKKTVKDNRSIYERMRLGLEELGPTAVKFGQMAASRSEALPPELIEELKKLHDSVTPVPFEDLLPVIEEYCGKIDETFEFFERIPVAAASIGQVHRAILKDGTVVAIKIQRPDISETIEMDTIIIENMARRFEKVNPALKAYNLTGLVDDFSKMMKRELDYIAEGKNADIFRRNFKNKPDIKFPKIYWEYSGSKLLMMEYIEGVRADNVEGIKIYGYDPKKYADLGFETYLKMIFEDGFFHIDPHPGNIFVTIDGKLAFIDLGAIAVIRPERRHTFIKLLLSIVDTDVDMIVETFKKLGVRIDDDDLDDIKDNLYYALFDAEGFEISSVDAAGSLKSIPDVLNRYHIQIPGTLMSLLKVIMMVIGLGQTLNPKFNFYDKTRPYLSEVVKMQYFSPQSFKKTSHTLIESIDSIMKLPKIFNRTMNKWAAGKFQIDIVAKDVERLSYTIEKATDKLLMGLVASALVIGASIVMYSADFEYSGWLLYFTIAIYFTAFVIGLAAIIKILFVDSSDKKKY; encoded by the coding sequence ATGGTTCACAGGCTGAAAAGATATGGTCAGATTGCCGATGTAATGGTAAAATACGGATTTGGTATTTTCTTAGACCAGATCGATCCAGACTCGACCAGAAGAAAAAAACTTTTTAAAAAGACAGTAAAAGACAACCGTTCGATATATGAGCGAATGAGACTTGGTTTGGAAGAACTTGGTCCAACAGCTGTTAAATTCGGTCAGATGGCGGCTTCAAGAAGCGAGGCGCTTCCACCGGAATTAATAGAGGAGCTTAAAAAGCTCCATGACAGTGTGACCCCTGTTCCTTTCGAAGATCTACTGCCGGTTATTGAGGAATACTGCGGTAAGATTGATGAAACTTTTGAATTTTTTGAAAGGATTCCTGTTGCCGCGGCATCAATAGGCCAGGTTCACAGGGCGATTTTAAAGGACGGAACTGTCGTTGCAATAAAAATTCAACGTCCTGATATCTCTGAAACAATTGAGATGGACACAATAATTATTGAAAATATGGCCCGGAGATTTGAGAAAGTAAATCCGGCGCTTAAGGCATATAATCTGACAGGACTTGTAGATGACTTTTCAAAGATGATGAAAAGGGAGCTTGACTACATAGCAGAAGGGAAAAATGCAGATATTTTCAGACGAAATTTTAAAAATAAACCTGATATAAAATTTCCAAAGATATACTGGGAGTATTCCGGCTCTAAACTTTTAATGATGGAATACATTGAGGGCGTTCGTGCAGATAATGTGGAAGGAATAAAAATATACGGATATGATCCGAAAAAATACGCAGATCTTGGATTTGAGACATATCTTAAGATGATATTCGAAGACGGCTTTTTCCATATCGATCCCCACCCCGGAAATATATTTGTAACAATTGACGGAAAGCTTGCCTTCATTGATCTTGGTGCAATTGCAGTAATCCGGCCTGAAAGACGTCATACTTTCATAAAACTGCTTTTGTCAATCGTTGATACCGACGTTGATATGATAGTCGAGACCTTTAAAAAATTAGGTGTCAGAATTGATGATGATGATCTGGATGATATTAAGGATAACCTCTATTATGCCCTTTTTGATGCTGAAGGGTTTGAAATTTCATCAGTTGATGCGGCAGGTTCCTTAAAGAGCATTCCTGATGTATTAAACCGTTATCATATTCAGATTCCGGGGACACTGATGTCTCTTTTAAAGGTCATAATGATGGTAATTGGTCTTGGACAGACATTAAATCCAAAATTCAACTTCTATGACAAAACAAGGCCTTATCTTTCCGAAGTTGTAAAAATGCAATATTTCTCACCGCAATCTTTTAAAAAGACCTCACATACTCTTATTGAAAGTATAGACAGTATAATGAAGCTTCCAAAAATCTTTAACAGGACGATGAATAAGTGGGCGGCAGGAAAATTCCAGATTGATATTGTTGCAAAGGATGTTGAGAGACTTTCATATACAATTGAAAAGGCAACAGACAAGCTTCTTATGGGTCTTGTTGCATCAGCACTTGTTATTGGGGCATCAATTGTTATGTACTCTGCTGATTTTGAATACTCCGGCTGGCTTTTGTATTTCACAATCGCAATTTACTTCACAGCGTTTGTAATCGGTCTTGCGGCAATAATTAAGATTTTATTTGTAGATTCTTCTGATAAAAAGAAGTATTGA